In Afipia carboxidovorans OM5, the sequence CTCGTGCAGAAGAACCACATGCGGCCGATTTTTCCTTCGCTCGCCGCGCTCGCATGGCGAGAGCCACGCCGCAAGGCCTATTGGGAGACCGAGCTCATCAACGCGCTGCGCATCGTCGAGCGTGGCTGGAGCACGCCGGAGGAAATGCGCGGCTCGTGGGCTGGCGCGATGGGTCACACGCAATGGATGCCGGAAGTCTGGCTCAATGTCGGCTTCGATTATGATGGCGACGGCCGCGTCTCACCGTTTGGCAGACCGGACGATGCGCTGGGCTCGACCGCACGCTACCTCGTCAAGCGCGGCAAGTATCACCGCAACGAGCATTGGGGTTATGAGGTCACCGGCAGCAACGGTGGCTCCGGACAGGAAAACCGCAGCTATGCGCAGTGGGCGGCCGCAGGCGTGACGCGCGCCGATGGTCTGCCGTTTCAGCGCCCGAACGACAAGGCGCGGCTGTGGACACCGGTCGCGGGTGGCCCGTCATTTCTGATCGGGCCGAATTTCTTTGCGGTGAGAAGCTACAATCCGTCGATGAACTACGCGCTCGCCATCGTCCATCTCGGCGACCGCATATTGGGCGCAGGCCCGTTCCGGCAACCCTTCCCTGGTTCGGAGCGCGCGCTGACACTTGCCGAAATCCAGGAAGTACAGACACGCCTGACCAAAGCCGGGTTCGACACCGGCGGCACCGATGGCCGTGTCGGCAACGACACCATGAAGGCGGTGAAGGATTTTCAGACCCGTGCCGGTCTTACGCCCGACGGCTATGCCGGACTGAAAGTGCTGGCGCGGCTGCGGCAGGGGCTGTAACCGCAAAGATTCCGTCATTGCGAGCGGAGCGAAGCAATCCAGAACCGCTAGAAAGAGCTGGATTGCTTCGCTAACGCTCCTCGCAATGACAACGTCAGCGGATCGCGACTGGCTCGCGCTCTGGCACGGCGACATCGCAAATCCGAAACTGCACGCGCTCGGCGCCCTGCCAGCGATCGATGCTGAGCGAGCCCGCAACGTGGACGACCTGTCCGCGATTGTCGGTGAGCGCGTTGCCGAGCTTCTGGCCGACCGCGCGAAACGCGATGCCGTTGACGAACGCACCGTCGCCGGACTTCAGCCGCACCCGCAGATGTGCGCCGCCAACCTCGTCGGCATAGACCAACTGATGTGACGGCAGCGCCATCATCGGTTCCGGATTGCCGGTGCCGAACGGCCCCGCACGATTGAGTGTTGCGACAAAATCGGTGGTAACAGCGCGCGCACTCACAGCGCCGTCGACAAATAACTCATCGAGATGCCGCGCCCGCGCGACATCCTCTGCCAGCACGCCCTCGAGATAGGCGCGGAATTCCGCAAGCCGGTCTTTCTTCAGCGTGACGCCCGCCGCCATGGCGTGACCTCCGCCCTTCATCAGCAAGCCTTCAGAGACGGCACCACGCACCGCCTTGCCGAGATCGACGCCTGCAATCGAACGGCCCGAGCCGGTGCCGATCCCCCCCGGCTCCAGCGCCACGGCAAACGCAGGGCGCGAAAACTTCTCCTTCAGACGCGAGGCGACGAGGCCTACGACGCCCGGGTGCCACCCTTCGGCGGCAGTGACAATCACCGCGCCTTTGTCCTCCAGCCCGAGAGCGGCAAGCGCCTCCGCTTCCGCCTGCTGCTCCGCCGCCTGTTCGATCAAACGCCGCTCGACATTGAGGCGATCGAGTTCCGCCGCGATCCGCGCCGCCTCCGATACGTCGCCTTCGAGAAGCAGTTGCACGCCGAGATCGGCCCGGCCGATACGCCCGCCGGCATTGATGCGCGGGCCGAGCATGAAGCCGAGATGCCAGGCTTCCGGCGGCCCGTTCAGCCGCGCCACATCCATCAAGGCGGTGTGGCCGACATGGTCACGCCGCCGCATCGCGATCAGCCCCTTGGCGACGAAGGCGCGGTTGAGCCCAACCAGCGGCGCCACGTCGGCCACGGTACCAAGCGCCACATGATGCAGCATGTCGAGAAGGTTCGGCTCCGGCCGCTCCGCCGTCCAGAAATTACGCACACGCAATTCGCGGTTCACGGCAACGAGCGTGACGAAGACAAGGCCGACCGCCGCAAGATGACCGAGCCCGGACAAATCATCCGGCCGGTTCGGATTGACGATCGCGTTGACGGTCGGCAATTCATCGTTGCATTGATGATGATCGATCACCACCACGTCCATGCCGAGCTTGCGTGCTTCCGCGAGCGGCTCAAGGCTCGTGGTGCCGCAATCGACCGTGACGAGAAGCTTCGCGCCGCGTGACGACAGCATACGGATCGCGTCGACGTTCGGGCCGTAGCCTTCGAAAATGCGATCCGGAATGTGGATTAACGGATCGAGCCCGCAATGGCGCAGATGCCAGGCGAGCAGCGCCGACGACGTTGCGCCATCAACGTCGTAGTCGCCGAAGATCGCGACCATCTCGCCGCGCATCACCGCGTCTGCGAGGCGCTTGGCCGCAGCTTCCATCTGCGTGACGGTCGAGGGATCGGGCAACAGCTTGCGAATGGTCGGATCGAGAAAATCCTCCACCGCATCGATGTCGATGCCGCGGCCCGCAATGATCCGCGCCAGCATCTCCGGCAACTGATGACGTTGCGCGATAGCCAATGCCTGCGCGGCACCGCGCACGTCTAACCGGTCACGCCACAGCTTACCCGTGGCCGAGCGCTTCACGCCGAGAAAGGCGTGCGGCGTCTCAATGGGCAATGCGGTGGCGGGAGGTGTCATGTGTTGAAGGCAGATAGGAACCACGCGAAGGCGATGCAATGATTCGCGAAAATTGCCTCGTCAGCAACCCAGTCTGCCCGCAAGATCGTTGATATCCGTGACCACATAGTCCCAGTCACTGGCGGCCTCGAAATCCTCTTTCTGGTGCGGGCCGTATTCGGTGACGCGCGGCACGAAGCCGGTTTTGAGCCCGCAGGCGCGTGCGGCAATCAGATCGTAGTTGTGCGCCGCGACCAGCATGACCTGTTGCGGCTCCAGCCCGAGCAGCTTCACCGCACCACGATAAACCTCCGGGTCCGGCTTGTAGCGCTGGAAGATTTCGGCGCACAGGATCACGTCCCATGGCAGACCGGCGTGCTTGGACAAATTCGTCATCAGCGCGACGTTGCCGTTCGACAACGGTGAAATGATGAACTTGGTCTTCAGCCGTGTAAGCCCGGACACACTGTCCGGCCACGGCTTCAAGCGATGCCAGCCGAGCGTGAGATGATCGTAGTCGGCAGCGGTCAAGCCTGTGATGCCAAGGCTTGCAGCAAGCGGCTCAATGGAGCGGCGCTGCAACTCATCGAGGGTGAGAAAGCCGCGCTCGGGATGGCGGCGCACCTCGTCCATCGACGGGCGGTAAGCGCCGCGCCAGCCATCAACCAACGCCGCCCAGTCGGCATTGATGCCCCGTTCTTTACCCCACGCCGTGAAGTCGGCGATCAGGCTGCCACGCCAATCAACGAGCGTGCCGAACGTGTCGAACAGCAGAGCTTTCACGTCAGGCATCGCTGTGTCCCTTCACGATCAGTCGAGGTGGAATTTCTCGAGTTGGCGGTGCTCGGCCTTGATGTAGCGCACCGTGCCGGTGACGGAGCGCATCACCACGGTTTCGGTCTCGATGGTGTTCTTGCGGAATTTGACACCCGACAGCAGCGAACCGTCGGTTACGCCGGTTGCCGAGAACAGGCAGTCGCCCTTCACCATGTCTTCGATACCGTAGATCATGGACGGGTCCTTGATCCCCATCTTGGCGGCGCGTTCGCGCTTCTCGTCGGTGTCGAGGATGAGGCGGCACTGCATCTGGCCGCCGATGCAACGCAGCGCCGAGGCCGCAAGCACGCCCTCCGGCGCGCCACCGGTACCGATATAAATATCGACCCCGGTGTTCTCCGGGTCTGCGGTGTGGATCACGCCTGCGACGTCACCGTCGGTGATGAGGCGCACGGCAGCGCCGGTCGAGCGGATCGCATTGATGATTTCGGCATGGCGCGGGCGGTCCAGCACCAGCGCGGTGATCGCGGAGGGATGCACGTCCTTGGCGCGCGCGAGGCGGCGAATGTTTTCGGCTGGCGGTGCGTCGATATCGATCACGTTCTTGGCGTAGCCGGGGCCGATCGCAATCTTCTGCATGTAGACATCAGGCGCGTTGAGAAGCGTGCCGCCCTCGGCCATCGCCATCGTGGCGATCGAGCCCGGCATGTTCTTGGCGCACAGCGTGGTGCCTTCCAGCGGGTCGACGGCGATATCGACATCGGGTCCGAATTCCGCGCCGACCTTCTCGCCGATGAACAGCATCGGCGCCTCGTCGCGCTCGCCCTCGCCGATCACCACAGTGCCCTTGATCGGAATCTTGTTGAGTTCGCGCCGCATCGCGTCAACCGCGGCCTGATCGGCGCCCTTCTCGTTGCCGTGGCCGCGCAGGCGCGCCGCCGACACCGCCGCGCGCTCCGTCACACGCACGATTTCCAGCGTCAGGATGCGTTCAAGCAAGAGCTGCGGCGGAACGGAAATGGTCGACATCAGTTAAGCTCCTCAATCGTATGCCGCTTCACGGCAGCATGTCTCTGATACTCTCAAATCTCAATTCTTCTCGATCCGGATCACCTGCGGCCGGCCAGTGATGACGCGGTCCTGCTTCACAGCCTGCAAGGCGCGGCGCACGGCGTCTTCCGTCGTCGCATAGGTGATCAGGATCACCGGTACCGGCTGCGACTTGCCGTTTACCGACGCCGCGCCACCATTGGGGTGCCGCTGCACGATCGACTCGATCGAAATCTTCTGCTCGGCAAGCCGCTTGGCGATCGTTGCCGCGGTTCCGGTCAAGTCGCGCGCCATCAGACGGATGTAGTAGCCGCCCTCGTGCCGCCGCATCGGCGCCTTCGCCGTCGCCTTCAGCTTTGCAACCGGACGGCCGAACGGCAACGCCCGCACACCGCGCGCGATGTCGGCGATATCGGCCACCACCGCCGAAGCGGTCGCAGCGCCACCTGCGCCGGGACCTACCAGCGTGATCGGCGGAATACCTTCGCCGTCAATTGTGACAGCATTGGTGACGTCCATTACCTGCGCGATAGAAGAGATGCGCGGCACCATGGTCGGATGCACGCGCTGTTCGATGCCGGTTTCGGTCTTGACCGCAACGCCGAGCAGCTTGACACGATAGCCGAGTTCTTGCGCGGCCCGTAGATCTTCCGGCGCAATCGACGAGATGCCTTCGACATACACCGCGCTCTGGTTGACCTTGGTGCCGAACGCGAGGCTCGCAAGGATCGCAAGCTTCTGCGCCGTATCGTGACCATCGACGTCGAACGACGGATTGGCTTCGGCGTAGCCGAGCCGCTGCGCATCCTTCAAACATTCTGCAAACGACAGCCCCTCCTGCTCCATCCGCGTCAGGATGTAATTGCAGGTGCCGTTGAGGATGCCGTAGACGCGATCGATGCCGGTGCCGGCAAGGCCTTCGCGCAATGTCTTGACGATGGGAATGGCGGCGCCGACGGCCGCCTCATAGTTCAGTGCGCCGCCATGCTTTTCCGCAAGCATGGCAAGGCGCGAGCCATGTTTCGCAATCAGCGCCTTGTTGGCGGTCACGACCGACTTGCCGCTTCGCAGCGCCGCCTCGATTGCGGACAGCGCGGGATCGCCCACCCCGCCCATCAGTTCGACAAACACATCAACCTTCGGATCAGTCGCGATCGCAAGCGCGTTCTTCGCCCAGGCAATGCCGGAAAGATCGACGTTGCGCTTCTTCGCTTTCGAGCGGGCGGAGACGGCAACGACGCGCACCGAGCGCCCGCAACGCAGCGACAACGTGCGTTTCTGCCGTTCGATCAGACCCACGACCTCGGCGCCCACAGTGCCGAGCCCCGCAATCCCCACTCTAAGCGGAGCGACCATATCTATAAAACCTGCCGGATGAGTTAGCGCCGGTTGGCGAGAGGAACCACGTTGTGCAATGTTTCAACGCCGGCTTCAAGAAAGCGGCGGATATTCCGCGCTGCCTGCCGGATGCGCTGCTCATTCTCGACCATGGCGATGCGGACATAGCCTTCGCCATGCTCGCCGAAGGCGACGCCGGGCGAGACCACGACGCCCGACTTCTCGACCATCAGGGTGGCAAAATCCATGCTGCCGATGTTGCGGAATTTCTCCGGCAGCGGCGCCCAGGCGAACATCGACGCCGCCGGTGGCGGGATGTCCCAGCCGGCGCGGCCGAAGGCTTCGACCATCGCATCGCGTCGCCGATGATAGGTGTCACGCATCTCCTGGATGCAGTCCTGCGGGCCGTTCAGCGCCGCGACCGCCGCGACCTGAATCGGCGTGAACGCCCCGTAGTCGAGATATGACTTCACCCGCGTCAGCGCCGCGATCAGGCGATCGTTGCCGACCGCAAAACCCATGCGCCAGCCGGCCATAGAGAACGTCTTCGACATCGAGGTGAATTCGACGGTGATGTCGATCGCACCCGGCACCTGCAGCACCGAGGGCGGCGGCTCGCCGTCGTAATACAATTCCGAGTAAGCGAGGTCGGAGAGGATGAAGACCTCGTGCTTCTTCGCGAACGCAACGAGGTCACGATAGAAATCGAGCGAGGCGACATAGGCCGTCGGGTTCGACGGATAGCAGACCACCATCGCGATCGGCTTCGGGATCGAATGGATGATGGCGCGCTCGAGGTGACGGAAAAGCTCCGGCGTCGGCTCGGCCGGGACCGAGCGGATCACCCCGCCCGCCATCAGGAAGCCGAAGGCATGAATCGGATAGCTGGGGTTTGGCACCAGCACCACGTCGCCCGGCGAGGTGATCGCCTGCGCCATGTTGGCAAAGCCCTCTTTCGAGCCCAGCGTCGCAACGATCTGGGTCTCGGGATTGAGCTTCACCCCGAAGCGGCGCTCGTAATAGGCGGCCTGAGCGCGGCGCAGGCCGGGGATGCCCTTCGAGGCGGAATAGCGGTCGGTCCGGGGCTTGCCGAGCGTTTCCTTC encodes:
- a CDS encoding lytic murein transglycosylase; the protein is MADDDSLLPLALTRRSLLLGAGAVAFTPLPGRAAPQGFEQWRDAFHAKAAAKGVSNTTYSRVMGRIEPDMSVFAKLRNQPEFKEQLWQYINRRVSDWRVTNGKDALRQHGALFSRIERDFGVERGTLLALWGVESAYGDPLVQKNHMRPIFPSLAALAWREPRRKAYWETELINALRIVERGWSTPEEMRGSWAGAMGHTQWMPEVWLNVGFDYDGDGRVSPFGRPDDALGSTARYLVKRGKYHRNEHWGYEVTGSNGGSGQENRSYAQWAAAGVTRADGLPFQRPNDKARLWTPVAGGPSFLIGPNFFAVRSYNPSMNYALAIVHLGDRILGAGPFRQPFPGSERALTLAEIQEVQTRLTKAGFDTGGTDGRVGNDTMKAVKDFQTRAGLTPDGYAGLKVLARLRQGL
- the recJ gene encoding single-stranded-DNA-specific exonuclease RecJ — protein: MTPPATALPIETPHAFLGVKRSATGKLWRDRLDVRGAAQALAIAQRHQLPEMLARIIAGRGIDIDAVEDFLDPTIRKLLPDPSTVTQMEAAAKRLADAVMRGEMVAIFGDYDVDGATSSALLAWHLRHCGLDPLIHIPDRIFEGYGPNVDAIRMLSSRGAKLLVTVDCGTTSLEPLAEARKLGMDVVVIDHHQCNDELPTVNAIVNPNRPDDLSGLGHLAAVGLVFVTLVAVNRELRVRNFWTAERPEPNLLDMLHHVALGTVADVAPLVGLNRAFVAKGLIAMRRRDHVGHTALMDVARLNGPPEAWHLGFMLGPRINAGGRIGRADLGVQLLLEGDVSEAARIAAELDRLNVERRLIEQAAEQQAEAEALAALGLEDKGAVIVTAAEGWHPGVVGLVASRLKEKFSRPAFAVALEPGGIGTGSGRSIAGVDLGKAVRGAVSEGLLMKGGGHAMAAGVTLKKDRLAEFRAYLEGVLAEDVARARHLDELFVDGAVSARAVTTDFVATLNRAGPFGTGNPEPMMALPSHQLVYADEVGGAHLRVRLKSGDGAFVNGIAFRAVGQKLGNALTDNRGQVVHVAGSLSIDRWQGAERVQFRICDVAVPEREPVAIR
- a CDS encoding haloacid dehalogenase type II; translation: MPDVKALLFDTFGTLVDWRGSLIADFTAWGKERGINADWAALVDGWRGAYRPSMDEVRRHPERGFLTLDELQRRSIEPLAASLGITGLTAADYDHLTLGWHRLKPWPDSVSGLTRLKTKFIISPLSNGNVALMTNLSKHAGLPWDVILCAEIFQRYKPDPEVYRGAVKLLGLEPQQVMLVAAHNYDLIAARACGLKTGFVPRVTEYGPHQKEDFEAASDWDYVVTDINDLAGRLGC
- the glpX gene encoding class II fructose-bisphosphatase, coding for MSTISVPPQLLLERILTLEIVRVTERAAVSAARLRGHGNEKGADQAAVDAMRRELNKIPIKGTVVIGEGERDEAPMLFIGEKVGAEFGPDVDIAVDPLEGTTLCAKNMPGSIATMAMAEGGTLLNAPDVYMQKIAIGPGYAKNVIDIDAPPAENIRRLARAKDVHPSAITALVLDRPRHAEIINAIRSTGAAVRLITDGDVAGVIHTADPENTGVDIYIGTGGAPEGVLAASALRCIGGQMQCRLILDTDEKRERAAKMGIKDPSMIYGIEDMVKGDCLFSATGVTDGSLLSGVKFRKNTIETETVVMRSVTGTVRYIKAEHRQLEKFHLD
- a CDS encoding homoserine dehydrogenase, whose product is MVAPLRVGIAGLGTVGAEVVGLIERQKRTLSLRCGRSVRVVAVSARSKAKKRNVDLSGIAWAKNALAIATDPKVDVFVELMGGVGDPALSAIEAALRSGKSVVTANKALIAKHGSRLAMLAEKHGGALNYEAAVGAAIPIVKTLREGLAGTGIDRVYGILNGTCNYILTRMEQEGLSFAECLKDAQRLGYAEANPSFDVDGHDTAQKLAILASLAFGTKVNQSAVYVEGISSIAPEDLRAAQELGYRVKLLGVAVKTETGIEQRVHPTMVPRISSIAQVMDVTNAVTIDGEGIPPITLVGPGAGGAATASAVVADIADIARGVRALPFGRPVAKLKATAKAPMRRHEGGYYIRLMARDLTGTAATIAKRLAEQKISIESIVQRHPNGGAASVNGKSQPVPVILITYATTEDAVRRALQAVKQDRVITGRPQVIRIEKN
- a CDS encoding LL-diaminopimelate aminotransferase, whose protein sequence is MEEFYRIRRLPPYVFEQVNRAKAAARNAGADIIDLGMGNPDLSAPPHVLEKLKETLGKPRTDRYSASKGIPGLRRAQAAYYERRFGVKLNPETQIVATLGSKEGFANMAQAITSPGDVVLVPNPSYPIHAFGFLMAGGVIRSVPAEPTPELFRHLERAIIHSIPKPIAMVVCYPSNPTAYVASLDFYRDLVAFAKKHEVFILSDLAYSELYYDGEPPPSVLQVPGAIDITVEFTSMSKTFSMAGWRMGFAVGNDRLIAALTRVKSYLDYGAFTPIQVAAVAALNGPQDCIQEMRDTYHRRRDAMVEAFGRAGWDIPPPAASMFAWAPLPEKFRNIGSMDFATLMVEKSGVVVSPGVAFGEHGEGYVRIAMVENEQRIRQAARNIRRFLEAGVETLHNVVPLANRR